The Rhodothermales bacterium genome window below encodes:
- a CDS encoding TolC family protein — protein sequence MKRQCSCAGNWHFWLVALIAVLLLGYMTRTQEARAQPTPLDGYVEAGLSSNLALRQQTLDLEKSLRALDEARGMFWPEMRIEARYSRAGGGRQIEFPVGDLMNPVYQTLNDILMSQGQPGTFPTLENIQIPFLREREQDTRFRVVQPLYQPAIRHNYRLQGHLLNAQEAGLDAFRRQLVRDIKVAYYQYLKARRAVEIYTSAGEVVDEYVRVNERLVANEKATEEAVMRARVERYDVEQQLADAMRQRDLARSYFNFLINRPLGEAIELPADEALLPAEALGGYRLAGVRPAEAVAIEALSRRHEIRQLDEAVLASSASVDIQRTHLLPGVALALDLGIQGEQYGFTNDRSYYMASVVLQWKLFDGFQERARIQQAQLDTQRLRIQREELDSQIRLQVQDAMDNLDVARRSVDTAEERLRASREAYRRVSRKYEEGMENQVTMLDARDVWTRAELNRTITRYDLLIRLAELEYATGGAAGAPAAETGVGE from the coding sequence ATGAAACGTCAATGCTCTTGCGCGGGAAACTGGCACTTCTGGCTGGTCGCGCTGATCGCTGTGCTGCTTCTGGGCTACATGACCCGCACCCAGGAAGCGAGGGCGCAACCGACGCCGCTCGACGGCTATGTCGAGGCCGGGCTGTCGAGTAACCTGGCGCTGCGTCAGCAGACGCTCGATCTGGAAAAAAGCCTGCGCGCGCTGGACGAGGCCCGGGGGATGTTCTGGCCCGAGATGCGGATCGAAGCCCGGTATTCGCGCGCCGGCGGCGGGCGGCAGATCGAGTTTCCGGTGGGGGATCTGATGAACCCGGTGTACCAGACGCTGAACGATATCCTCATGTCCCAGGGGCAGCCCGGGACGTTCCCCACGCTCGAGAACATCCAGATTCCGTTTTTGCGGGAACGCGAACAGGACACCCGGTTCCGGGTCGTCCAGCCGCTCTACCAGCCGGCGATCCGGCACAACTACCGGCTTCAGGGGCATCTCCTGAATGCGCAGGAGGCGGGGCTCGACGCGTTTCGCCGGCAGCTGGTGCGCGACATCAAGGTCGCCTACTACCAGTACCTGAAGGCGCGACGCGCGGTCGAGATTTATACCTCGGCCGGGGAGGTGGTGGATGAATATGTGCGTGTGAACGAGCGCCTCGTGGCGAACGAGAAGGCGACGGAAGAGGCCGTGATGCGCGCCCGGGTGGAGCGGTACGATGTCGAGCAGCAGCTGGCCGACGCGATGCGCCAGCGCGATCTGGCACGTTCCTATTTCAATTTTCTGATCAATCGCCCGCTGGGCGAGGCCATCGAATTGCCGGCGGACGAGGCGCTGCTCCCGGCCGAGGCCCTCGGCGGCTATCGCCTGGCCGGCGTGCGGCCGGCGGAAGCCGTGGCGATCGAGGCGCTCTCCCGCCGGCATGAAATCAGGCAGCTCGACGAGGCCGTGCTCGCTTCGAGCGCGTCGGTGGACATCCAGCGGACCCACCTCCTGCCGGGCGTCGCCCTGGCGCTCGACCTCGGCATCCAGGGTGAGCAGTACGGATTCACGAACGACCGGTCGTACTACATGGCGTCGGTCGTGCTCCAGTGGAAACTCTTCGACGGCTTCCAGGAACGCGCCCGCATCCAGCAGGCCCAGCTCGACACGCAGCGGTTGCGGATTCAGCGCGAGGAGCTGGACAGCCAGATCCGGCTTCAGGTGCAGGATGCGATGGACAACCTGGACGTCGCCCGCCGGTCGGTGGACACCGCCGAGGAGCGGCTGCGCGCGTCGCGCGAGGCGTATCGCCGGGTATCCCGCAAGTACGAGGAGGGGATGGAGAACCAGGTGACCATGCTGGATGCGCGCGACGTCTGGACGCGCGCCGAGCTCAATCGCACGATCACCCGCTACGATCTCCTGATCCGTCTGGCCGAGCTCGAGTATGCGACCGGCGGAGCCGCCGGCGCGCCGGCTGCCGAGACAGGCGTCGGCGAATGA
- a CDS encoding helix-turn-helix domain-containing protein, with protein MSTAERRQEEKERRRSEIIDAAERVFAQKGFDKATMADVADEARLSRGLIYFYFKDKDDLYLALTVRAFEMLRHAFEVAAAAPSDGLGKISAIGRAYVAFHREQPQYFQAMADIESREVNMEQVAETENAAACMREGECILQFMATIISEGIADGSIRADIGDPMLTAITLWGFTHGLIQIAAQKAELLRQMHAVESEPLIEQGFSMMMRSLASPPVA; from the coding sequence ATGTCCACGGCAGAACGACGTCAGGAAGAAAAAGAGCGCCGGCGGAGCGAGATCATCGACGCCGCCGAACGCGTGTTCGCGCAGAAAGGCTTCGACAAGGCCACCATGGCCGATGTCGCGGACGAGGCGCGTCTCAGCCGGGGGTTGATCTACTTTTATTTCAAAGATAAGGACGACCTGTATCTGGCCCTGACGGTTCGGGCGTTTGAAATGCTCCGGCATGCCTTCGAGGTCGCCGCGGCCGCTCCATCGGATGGTCTTGGCAAGATAAGCGCCATCGGACGGGCGTATGTAGCCTTTCACAGGGAGCAGCCCCAGTATTTTCAGGCCATGGCCGACATCGAATCCCGCGAGGTGAACATGGAACAGGTCGCGGAGACCGAAAACGCCGCGGCCTGCATGCGCGAGGGGGAGTGCATCCTCCAGTTCATGGCGACGATCATCTCGGAGGGCATTGCCGACGGCTCGATCCGGGCCGACATCGGCGATCCGATGCTCACCGCGATCACCCTCTGGGGCTTTACGCACGGGCTGATCCAGATCGCCGCCCAGAAGGCGGAGCTGCTCCGGCAGATGCATGCCGTAGAATCCGAGCCCCTGATCGAACAGGGGTTCTCCATGATGATGCGTTCGCTGGCCTCGCCGCCGGTGGCGTAA
- a CDS encoding DinB family protein, with product MRITPLSPVEAIDAAQEWNRLMALHDHLRALADAPDDVLFATAEGVSAWSRAAHLYHLATSNFGIARLIPRLIQGAIASSESAVKPDGIAMLLSGTLPSGLAAPAGVVPPDALVREAVIERLEKAHDQVRAVEPVLPAAAASPARFDHPYLGPLRPSEWPRLMNAHTLHHLAIDARIHSRT from the coding sequence ATGCGAATAACCCCCCTTTCGCCCGTAGAGGCCATCGATGCCGCGCAGGAGTGGAACCGCCTGATGGCCCTGCACGATCACCTCCGCGCGCTCGCGGACGCCCCGGATGATGTGTTGTTCGCGACGGCCGAGGGCGTCTCCGCCTGGTCGAGAGCCGCGCATCTGTACCACCTGGCGACCTCCAATTTCGGGATCGCGCGGCTCATTCCGCGTCTGATCCAGGGGGCGATCGCGTCGTCCGAATCCGCCGTCAAGCCGGACGGCATCGCCATGCTGTTATCCGGCACCCTGCCCTCGGGGCTGGCCGCGCCGGCCGGCGTGGTGCCGCCGGACGCCCTCGTCCGCGAGGCCGTCATCGAGCGTCTGGAAAAAGCGCACGACCAGGTGCGGGCCGTCGAACCGGTGCTGCCGGCGGCGGCCGCTTCGCCGGCGCGCTTCGATCATCCCTACCTCGGCCCGCTGCGGCCGTCCGAATGGCCGCGTCTGATGAATGCGCACACCCTCCACCACCTCGCCATCGACGCGCGCATCCACAGTCGCACCTGA
- a CDS encoding efflux RND transporter periplasmic adaptor subunit — protein MKGAKRLILLLGVVIVIAGGTFAFKEYNEKDTEEVIPHVVVERGNIVDKALAVGTIEPRVEVSVKSQFSGVARRQFADVGDFVKAGDPLLEIKPTPTPRELVDAERMIQLRQIEVDNLKAEYERQQQLHEKQLVADQDFERTRRGYEEAKLQVQMAREQLELLREGRVATESGSFETVVRAPVSGFILDKMVEIGDNVVPLTSYQEGTVLMTMADMNDLIFRGTVDEIDVGRLKEGMNALIKVGALPNAEVKGLLARIWLKAEKEDNSTVFPVELEIASATEQALKSPEGNPVNVVLRAGYSANAEIIIEQRENVLLIPERVIEFSGDTARVNILLADNSLEERIIQTGLSDAIQIEVLSGVEEGQKIREKPPKVIE, from the coding sequence ATGAAAGGAGCCAAGCGCCTCATTCTGCTTCTCGGCGTCGTCATCGTCATCGCCGGGGGCACGTTCGCCTTCAAGGAATACAACGAGAAGGATACCGAAGAAGTCATCCCCCATGTCGTGGTCGAGCGGGGCAACATCGTCGACAAGGCGCTGGCGGTGGGGACGATCGAGCCCCGGGTTGAGGTGAGCGTCAAATCGCAATTTTCAGGCGTCGCCCGCCGGCAGTTCGCCGACGTGGGCGACTTCGTCAAGGCCGGCGATCCGCTCCTCGAGATCAAGCCGACCCCCACGCCCCGCGAACTGGTCGATGCCGAGCGGATGATCCAGCTCCGCCAGATCGAGGTAGACAACCTCAAGGCGGAATACGAACGGCAGCAGCAGCTCCACGAAAAGCAACTCGTCGCCGACCAGGATTTCGAGCGCACCCGTCGCGGCTACGAAGAGGCCAAATTGCAGGTGCAGATGGCGAGGGAGCAGCTCGAGTTGCTGCGCGAAGGCCGCGTGGCGACCGAAAGCGGCAGCTTCGAAACGGTGGTCCGCGCCCCCGTCAGCGGCTTTATTCTGGATAAGATGGTCGAGATCGGCGACAACGTCGTGCCGCTCACCAGCTACCAGGAAGGCACGGTGCTGATGACGATGGCCGACATGAACGACCTGATCTTCCGGGGTACCGTCGACGAAATCGACGTGGGCCGGCTCAAGGAAGGCATGAACGCCCTCATCAAGGTCGGCGCCCTGCCGAATGCCGAGGTGAAGGGGCTCCTGGCCCGGATCTGGCTCAAGGCGGAGAAAGAAGACAACTCCACGGTCTTCCCCGTCGAACTCGAAATCGCCTCGGCGACCGAGCAGGCCCTCAAATCTCCCGAAGGCAACCCGGTCAACGTGGTGCTCCGCGCCGGCTATTCCGCCAACGCCGAGATCATCATCGAGCAGCGCGAGAATGTCCTGCTCATCCCCGAACGCGTCATCGAATTCAGCGGCGACACGGCCCGCGTGAACATCCTGCTGGCCGACAACTCGTTGGAGGAGCGCATCATCCAGACCGGCCTGAGCGACGCGATCCAGATCGAGGTCCTTTCCGGTGTCGAGGAAGGCCAGAAAATCCGCGAAAAACCGCCCAAGGTCATCGAGTAG